The Meriones unguiculatus strain TT.TT164.6M chromosome 6, Bangor_MerUng_6.1, whole genome shotgun sequence genome has a window encoding:
- the Plekhf2 gene encoding pleckstrin homology domain-containing family F member 2, with translation MVDRLANSEANTRRISIVENCFGAAGQPLTIPGRVLIGEGVLTKLCRKKPKARQFFLFNDILVYGNIVIQKKKYNKQHIIPLENVTIDSIKDEGELRNGWLIKTPTKSFAVYAATATEKSEWMNHINKCVTDLLSKSGKTPSNEHAAVWVPDSEATVCMRCQKAKFTPVNRRHHCRKCGFVVCGPCSEKRFLLPSQSSKPVRICDFCYDLLSTADMATCQPARSDSYSQSLKSPLNDVSDDDDDDDSSD, from the coding sequence ATGGTGGATCGCCTGGCAAACAGTGAAGCAAATACTAGACGCATAAGTATCGTGGAGAACTGTTTTGGAGCAGCTGGTCAGCCCTTGACCATCCCTGGACGGGTGCTTATTGGAGAAGGAGTATTGACTAAGCTGTGCAGAAAGAAGCCTAAAGCAAGgcagtttttcctttttaatgatATTCTGGTATATGGCAATATTGTTAtccagaagaaaaaatataacaaacAGCATATTATTCCCTTGGAAAATGTCACCATTGATTCCATCAAAGATGAAGGGGAATTGCGGAATGGATGGCTTATTAAGACACCGACTAAATCATTTGCAGTTTATGCTGCCACTGCCACTGAGAAGTCAGAGTGGATGAATCACATTAATAAGTGTGTCACTGATTTGCTCTCCAAAAGTGGGAAGACGCCTAGTAATGAACATGCTGCTGTCTGGGTCCCTGACTCCGAGGCCACCGTGTGCATGCGCTGTCAGAAGGCAAAGTTTACACCAGTTAATCGGCGGCACCATTGCCGCAaatgtggttttgttgtttgtggtcCCTGCTCGGAAAAGAGGTTTCTGCTTCCCAGCCAGTCTTCTAAGCCTGTGCGCATTTGTGACTTCTGCTATGACCTGCTTTCCACTGCGGACATGGCTACCTGCCAGCCGGCCAGATCAGACTCTTACAGTCAGTCGTTGAAGTCTCCTTTAAATGACGTGTCTGATGATGACGACGACGATGATAGCAGTGACTGA